One segment of Chroicocephalus ridibundus chromosome 25, bChrRid1.1, whole genome shotgun sequence DNA contains the following:
- the LOC134527036 gene encoding olfactory receptor 14J1-like has protein sequence MSNSSSISQFLLLAFADTRELQLLHFGLFLGIYLAALLANGLIITAIACDHRLHTPMYFFLLNLSVLDLGSISTTLPKSMANSLLGTRVISYAGCVTQVFFFFFCAAAEFYLLTIMAYDRYVAICKPLHYGTLLGSRACVHMAAAAWGTGFLQALLQTANTFSLPLCQGNALDQFFCEIPQILKLSCSHSYLREVGLLVLACFLAFVCFVFIVLSYVEIFRAVLRIPSEQGRHKALSTCLPHLAVVSLLVSTAMFAYLKPPSISSPSLDVVVAVLYSVVPPAVNPLIYSMRNQELKDALWKLMTRPECSGSLVMVLLCSSSVITGKEKQWAPLRKSSSA, from the exons atgtccaacagcagctccatctcccagttcctcctcctggcgttcgcagacacacgggagctgcagctcttgcacttcgggctcttcctgggcatctacctggctgccctcctggccaacggcctcatcatcaccgccatcgcctgtgaccaccgcctccacacccccatgtacttcttcctcctcaacctctctgttctggacctgggctccatctctactactcttcccaaatccatggccaattccctcttgGGTACCAGGgtcatctcctatgcaggatgtgttacacaggtgttttttttctttttctgtgctgcagcagagttttatcttctcaccattatggcctatgaccgctacgttgccatctgcaaacccctgcactacgggaccctcctgggcagcagagcttgtgtccacatggcagcagctgcctggggcactgggtttctccaggctctgctgcaaacggccaatacattttccctgcccctctgccagggcaatgccctggaccagttcttctgtgaaatcccccagatcctcaagctctcctgctcacactcctacctcagggaagttgggcttcttgtatTAGCGtgttttttagcttttgtgtgttttgtgttcatcgtgctgtcctatgtggagatcttcagggccgtgctgaggatcccctctgaacagggacggcacaaagccctttccacgtgcctccctcacctggccgtggtctccctgcttgtcagcactgccatgtttgcctacctgaagcccccctccatctcctccccatccctggatgtggtggtggctgtgctgtactccgtggtgcctccagccgtgaaccccctcatctacagcatgaggaaccaggagctcaaggatgccctctgGAAATTAATGACCAG GcctgagtgctctggcagcttggTCATGGTGCTGCTGTGTAGCAGCTCTGTGATCACAGGCAAGGAGAAGCAATGGGCACCTCTGAGAAAAAGCTCGTCTGCATAA